A genome region from Eremothecium cymbalariae DBVPG#7215 chromosome 4, complete sequence includes the following:
- the POL31 gene encoding DNA-directed DNA polymerase delta subunit POL31 (similar to Ashbya gossypii AAL132C 1-intron) translates to MDNLLERFDKQRSNANARDRPRLTINHEKSKIFDVPYLDRVYDTQYFPLYQYRLEEFRKRVTLNCQEKWDDGFQIQGKTVVQKKKVLDIQATEPSWCVGTIYCEMKYKPNILEEVINDTYGVTGVVKSYTDIQGSDEVMLEDESGRILLIGDLIKNTIFVTGIVVGVLGMEAEAGTFQVLDICYPKSIPQAPLSNVNGKKVAFISGLNMTPHDPKLSLRIKVLQDMLSGDIGHFDKMADVARLILCGNSLSYNIDHKDLLGALDEFGGFLVNVLKSLPITMLPGASDPTEISLPQQPLNKALFKPSLKPYFAEINDDLFEPVTNPYWFDIEGTQILATSGQNIDDICKYIIPYYEGSDKNDAIEHRLNLMEATLKWQNIAPTAPDTLWSFPFKDRDPFILKEWPHVYIVGNQPEFGHRKVTLENSITVHIISLPAFSETGQFLVLDLGTLESETITIEVENI, encoded by the exons ATGGATAACCTTTTGGAACGGTTCGA CAAACAAAGATCAAATGCCAATGCTCGCGATAGACCAAGATTAACTATAAACCAtgaaaaatccaaaatatttgatgtaCCTTACTTAGATAGGGTATATGACACTCAATATTTCCCATTGTATCAATATCGCTTAGAGGAATTTCGCAAACGTGTAACTTTGAATTGTCAAGAGAAATGGGATGATGGCTTCCAGATTCAAGGTAAGACCGTggttcaaaagaagaaagtaTTAGATATTCAGGCAACTGAGCCTAGTTGGTGTGTTGGAACCATTTACTGCGAAATGAAATACAAACCTAATATCTTAGAAGAAGTTATTAATGATACCTACGGCGTTACAGGTGTGGTGAAAAGTTATACCGACATACAGGGAAGCGATGAGGTCATGTTGGAGGATGAGAGTGGACGTATTCTTCTAATAGGTGATCTAATAAAGAACACTATATTTGTAACTggaattgttgttggtgtcTTAGGTATGGAAGCAGAAGCTGGGACTTTTCAGGTATTAGATATATGCTATCCGAAGTCGATTCCACAAGCTCCGTTATCAAATGTTAATGGAAAGAAGGTTGCTTTTATTTCGGGTTTGAATATGACACCACATGATCCAAAGTTATCATTAAGAATCAAGGTACTGCAAGATATGTTGTCTGGTGATATTGGGCATTTCGACAAGATGGCTGACGTTGCTAGATTGATCTTATGTGGCAACTCTTTGAGCTACAATATCGATCATAAAGACTTACTGGGTGCTTTGGATGAGTTTGGTGGTTTCTTAGTAAACGTTTTGAAGAGTTTACCAATTACAATGTTACCTGGTGCTTCTGATCCTACTGAGATTAGTCTACCTCAACAGCCTCTCAACAAAGCTCTGTTTAAGCCGTCTTTGAAGCCATATTTTGCGGAGATTAATGATGACTTATTTGAACCTGTTACAAACCCCTATTGGtttgatattgaaggaACACAAATTTTGGCAACTAGCGGCCAAAATATTGACGATATTTGCAAATACATTATTCCATATTACGAAGGTTCAGATAAAAATGATGCTATTGAACATCGCTTGAATTTAATGGAAGCCACTTTGAAATGGCAAAATATTGCACCAACTGCTCCAGATACATTATGGTCCTTTCCATTTAAGGATAGAGATCCATTCATTCTAAAAGAATGGCCacatgtatatattgtCGGCAATCAGCCTGAATTCGGACACAGAAAAGTCACTCTGGAGAACAGCATAACTGTGCATATAATTTCATTACCTGCATTCAGTGAAACTGGCCAATTTCTAGTACTAGATTTGGGAACGTTAGAGTCGGAGACCATTACAATCGAAGTTGAGAATATTTag